The following proteins are co-located in the Neosynechococcus sphagnicola sy1 genome:
- a CDS encoding transglutaminase family protein — translation MQFQISHVTTYRYRQPILLQPHVIRLRPRCDGIQSLQSFSMQILPQPGGISQTLDWESNATVQAWFREERSDLLQVETVAQVTTHRLNPFDYLLEPWAIKLPMDYPVSAWGHLQPYLDSAASPSVLDSTLIRMVQELLHTAAGDTITFLTNLNQTLYHGCQQVYRETGDPLPPVLTWAHKSGSCRDLAVLFMALCRSVGLASRFVSGYQAGDSNQAQHHLHAWAEVYLPGAGWRGYDPTQGLAVADAHVAVAVSALPRHAAPMTGSYRGG, via the coding sequence ATGCAATTCCAAATCTCCCATGTGACAACCTATCGCTATCGCCAACCAATCCTGCTACAGCCCCATGTGATTCGCCTACGTCCCCGCTGCGACGGCATCCAATCCCTCCAATCCTTTTCGATGCAGATTCTGCCCCAACCAGGGGGTATCAGCCAGACCCTTGACTGGGAAAGCAATGCCACAGTCCAGGCATGGTTTCGAGAAGAACGTAGCGACCTCCTCCAGGTAGAAACCGTTGCCCAAGTCACCACCCATCGACTGAATCCCTTCGACTACTTGCTAGAACCTTGGGCGATCAAGCTGCCGATGGACTATCCGGTCTCTGCATGGGGCCATCTCCAACCCTACCTTGACAGTGCTGCCTCCCCATCAGTGCTCGATTCAACCTTGATCCGGATGGTCCAGGAGTTATTGCATACGGCGGCAGGAGATACCATCACCTTCCTCACCAATCTCAACCAGACCCTGTATCACGGTTGTCAGCAGGTCTACCGAGAAACGGGGGATCCCCTGCCACCGGTTCTGACTTGGGCACATAAGTCTGGGTCCTGTCGTGACCTAGCCGTATTATTTATGGCCCTCTGTCGGAGTGTGGGGTTAGCATCCCGCTTTGTTAGTGGTTACCAGGCGGGGGATTCCAACCAAGCTCAGCACCATCTCCATGCCTGGGCTGAAGTCTACTTACCGGGAGCAGGCTGGCGGGGCTATGATCCGACCCAAGGCTTAGCAGTGGCAGATGCCCATGTTGCCGTGGCAGTCAGTGCGTTACCCCGCCATGCAGCGCCGATGACGGGGAGTTATCGGGGGGGGTAG
- a CDS encoding transcription antitermination factor NusB: MKPISQPRQLAFLALRAVHRGAFADVALDRVLQSGTLAERDRRLVTELVYGSLRRQRTLDALIDQIATRPAEKQPADLRLLFHLGLYQLRYLTQIPAAAAVNTTVELAKQNRLGGLAGLINGCLRQYLRLTATQTDPLELPSSALQQLGILHSYPDWIVETWQAQIGWAETAQICEQLNQPPYLDLRINPLRTTLEEVETALATVNIQTCRLPPRPPGVTPSGSLRQYPAATGV, encoded by the coding sequence TTGAAACCGATATCCCAGCCCCGACAACTCGCATTCCTAGCCCTGCGGGCAGTTCATCGCGGAGCCTTTGCTGATGTTGCCCTGGATCGTGTCCTGCAATCAGGGACGTTAGCCGAACGCGACCGTCGCCTGGTCACTGAATTGGTGTATGGCAGTCTGCGACGACAACGCACCCTGGATGCCCTGATCGATCAGATTGCCACACGTCCGGCGGAGAAACAACCCGCCGATCTGCGACTACTGTTCCACCTCGGGTTGTATCAACTACGCTACCTCACCCAGATTCCTGCGGCGGCGGCGGTCAATACAACTGTAGAACTGGCGAAACAAAATCGTTTAGGGGGACTGGCGGGCTTGATTAATGGCTGTCTGCGCCAATATCTGCGGTTAACTGCAACCCAAACCGATCCCCTGGAGTTGCCCTCCTCTGCCCTACAACAGCTCGGCATTTTGCACAGCTACCCGGACTGGATCGTGGAGACCTGGCAAGCTCAGATTGGTTGGGCCGAAACCGCCCAGATCTGTGAGCAACTGAATCAACCTCCCTACCTCGATCTGCGGATTAACCCCCTCCGCACCACCCTAGAGGAAGTAGAAACTGCCCTGGCCACCGTCAACATTCAGACGTGCCGCCTCCCCCCCCGTCCCCCAGGCGTTACGCCTTCTGGGTCACTCAGGCAGTATCCAGCAGCTACCGGGGTTTGA
- the psb35 gene encoding photosystem II assembly protein Psb35 yields MMLLLEIASRTAHFPLSFTLVYVVGFIAAITFGSIAWFNSKRPAGWEDKDRPVFVPKVTTESSPPNEPKA; encoded by the coding sequence ATGATGCTTCTCCTTGAAATTGCTTCCCGAACCGCTCATTTCCCGCTTTCGTTTACCCTCGTCTATGTCGTTGGATTTATTGCGGCGATCACCTTTGGCTCAATTGCCTGGTTCAACTCGAAGCGGCCTGCGGGTTGGGAGGATAAGGATCGTCCTGTTTTTGTCCCAAAGGTGACAACGGAATCCTCTCCTCCCAACGAACCTAAAGCCTAA